From a single bacterium genomic region:
- a CDS encoding PIN domain-containing protein — translation MDKAFVDTSVILRILVRQDEGKVAAVERLLLSARRSGKKLHVLPVAILEVVWVLEKVYKLDRRSIRELADAILNTGELAVENGENFRKALAVYEEKNVKFADAVMGAWGIARGLKTVYTYDEKDFRRIGEFEVVKP, via the coding sequence ATGGATAAGGCATTCGTCGACACGAGCGTCATCCTCCGGATCCTCGTCAGGCAGGATGAAGGGAAGGTCGCCGCAGTCGAGCGTCTCCTCCTGTCGGCCCGCCGGTCGGGGAAGAAGCTTCACGTGCTTCCCGTGGCGATCCTCGAGGTCGTTTGGGTCCTCGAGAAGGTGTACAAACTTGACAGACGTTCAATCCGGGAACTTGCCGACGCCATCCTGAACACGGGGGAACTGGCCGTGGAAAACGGAGAGAATTTCCGGAAGGCCCTTGCCGTCTACGAAGAGAAGAACGTGAAGTTCGCGGACGCCGTGATGGGAGCCTGGGGCATTGCGCGCGGGTTGAAGACCGTCTACACGTACGATGAGAAGGATTTCCGCCGGATCGGGGAATTTGAGGTCGTAAAGCCCTGA
- a CDS encoding AbrB/MazE/SpoVT family DNA-binding domain-containing protein: protein MPAVKVLPKGQITLPKKTRERLGIKVGDTLILEEKGKGITLARGKTLLDYKGALPDLGMTIGEMREKAIALAVKRNG, encoded by the coding sequence ATGCCCGCCGTCAAAGTGTTGCCCAAGGGACAGATCACCCTCCCGAAAAAAACCCGGGAGCGCCTCGGCATCAAGGTGGGGGACACGCTGATCCTCGAGGAAAAGGGGAAGGGGATCACCCTTGCGAGAGGAAAGACCCTTCTCGATTACAAGGGTGCATTGCCCGACCTGGGAATGACGATCGGGGAGATGCGGGAGAAGGCAATCGCCTTGGCCGTCAAGCGGAATGGATAA
- the cas1 gene encoding CRISPR-associated endonuclease Cas1 — MAQLVSGELSFEGRVTRKATDAVNQSLNYVYGMLYGEVWRAIVKVGLDPYFGIVHGSERNQGGLVFDLIEEFRAPFADRIVFGMLGRGFIPEIGEHGFLKTRSKRRLAYGFAKRWSKKISWRSRELSPAEILEKQAAAFAMLMKREDRCHPFRMRW, encoded by the coding sequence ATGGCGCAACTGGTCTCGGGAGAACTTTCGTTCGAAGGCCGGGTGACGCGGAAGGCCACCGACGCCGTCAATCAATCGCTCAATTACGTCTACGGCATGCTTTACGGGGAGGTGTGGCGCGCGATCGTCAAGGTCGGGCTCGATCCGTATTTCGGGATCGTCCACGGGTCGGAACGCAACCAGGGAGGACTCGTCTTCGATCTCATCGAGGAGTTTCGGGCGCCGTTCGCGGACAGAATCGTCTTCGGAATGCTCGGCAGAGGGTTTATTCCCGAGATTGGAGAGCACGGGTTCCTGAAGACGCGGAGCAAGAGACGGCTCGCCTACGGTTTTGCGAAGAGGTGGTCGAAAAAGATTTCATGGCGATCGAGGGAACTGTCCCCCGCTGAGATCCTGGAGAAGCAGGCCGCCGCATTCGCCATGCTCATGAAAAGGGAAGACAGATGCCACCCGTTCCGGATGCGGTGGTGA